A stretch of Candidatus Cloacimonadota bacterium DNA encodes these proteins:
- a CDS encoding ABC transporter substrate-binding protein, translated as MKKTPVFLLIIFLIPIIFSALLYGNEKKQLVPINFEVQWFPQSQFAGYIMAYEKGFYKNAGLDVKIIFSNGEDSPLTTMLDGKIDFCTAWLSQAILLRSNGKPIVNICQMFQKSSLMLVSLKESNISTPADMNGKCISSWGGDFSIQPNAFFRKYQIDAKIVPQSFTIDAFLAGACDLTSGMYYNEYHKLFQAGINEDEVNTFFYSDYGLNFPEDGIYCTENTLESKPEICQKFVAVSLQGWEYAFSHQQETLDLIMKYCNKFHLQTNSSHQKWMLNAVHSSITYQTGEGVESWGNLKKDDFFLLANELKEQNIIERIPNYKNFYKGQIK; from the coding sequence GTGAAAAAGACTCCCGTTTTCCTGTTAATTATTTTTTTAATTCCCATTATTTTTTCGGCTTTATTATATGGTAATGAGAAGAAACAATTAGTTCCCATTAATTTTGAAGTGCAATGGTTTCCTCAATCTCAATTTGCCGGTTACATTATGGCTTATGAAAAAGGTTTTTATAAAAATGCAGGACTTGATGTAAAAATCATTTTTTCAAATGGGGAAGACAGCCCTCTTACTACGATGTTAGATGGGAAAATTGATTTCTGTACTGCCTGGCTTTCCCAAGCAATTCTCCTCAGGAGCAATGGGAAACCAATTGTAAATATTTGCCAAATGTTCCAAAAATCTTCGTTAATGCTCGTTAGTTTAAAAGAGAGTAATATTTCAACACCGGCGGATATGAACGGCAAATGCATCAGTAGTTGGGGTGGTGATTTTTCTATTCAACCGAACGCATTTTTTCGCAAATATCAAATAGATGCGAAGATCGTCCCCCAATCTTTTACGATTGATGCCTTTCTGGCTGGCGCTTGCGATCTAACTTCAGGCATGTATTATAATGAATATCATAAATTGTTTCAGGCTGGGATAAATGAGGATGAAGTTAACACTTTTTTTTACTCTGATTATGGACTGAATTTTCCCGAAGATGGTATCTATTGCACTGAAAATACTCTGGAATCAAAACCAGAAATTTGTCAAAAATTTGTTGCAGTTTCGCTTCAAGGCTGGGAATATGCTTTTTCGCATCAGCAGGAAACACTTGATTTGATTATGAAATATTGCAATAAATTTCATCTGCAAACGAATAGCTCTCATCAAAAGTGGATGTTAAATGCTGTTCATTCCTCAATAACTTATCAAACGGGTGAAGGTGTGGAATCATGGGGAAATTTAAAAAAAGATGATTTTTTTCTTTTGGCAAATGAATTGAAAGAGCAAAACATAATTGAGCGGATACCTAATTATAAAAATTTTTATAAGGGGCAAATAAAATGA
- a CDS encoding SpoIIE family protein phosphatase, producing MNSSEKFKIKKPISRKLILRICIPLLVVYMAILFLFYSSAKKDALKQTKKYLIELTAHYATELNSRFIQIAQAPKSIAQTIQTFPYPNSAQIKSILNQKLESDSTIFGMAVAFEPYYFSKYQKLYAPYSYRMNGKIIFKNLEEKLNYFPKDWYNIPKLLDASYWGEPYYDEGGGNILMNTFSTPIYSKGKLVGVATADMSLELLEKRMDNIKIMDGYTFIISKHGTYIYHPNKKDIMSESIFSKAEKYNFPQMRKFGREMLKGKSAVESFPDPITNSKKWLVYTPIKSNGWTLAVVIPEKTILTSVNSTILRQAFLMLIGLLVILGVIIWASFGITKPIAKLVVMAKKIADGNLDVQLKDIKGEDEIHELAVVFNKMIIDLNHYINDLTKATRAKQAVESELKIARQIQESLLPRIFPAFPNRKEFDLYARNIPAKEVAGDFYDFFFLDDDHLAFIIADVSGKGISAGLFMAVTRTLLKTVCQKGVEPSDALERANIILSQENDACMFTTLFLGIYDVRTGDFSYANAGHDEPIIMPPNRNLRIIPTLKNIALGLYESHKFNQETDHLDKDDIVVLYTDGVIEATSKENELYGEERF from the coding sequence ATGAATTCAAGTGAAAAATTCAAAATAAAAAAACCTATCAGCAGGAAATTAATTCTACGAATTTGCATTCCGTTATTAGTTGTTTATATGGCTATTTTATTTTTATTTTATTCTTCTGCAAAAAAAGATGCTCTGAAACAAACAAAAAAATATCTGATCGAACTTACCGCACATTATGCAACCGAATTAAATTCCCGTTTTATACAAATTGCGCAGGCACCAAAATCTATTGCCCAAACGATTCAAACTTTTCCCTATCCAAATTCCGCACAGATCAAATCTATTTTAAATCAAAAATTGGAATCTGATTCCACCATCTTTGGAATGGCAGTTGCTTTTGAACCATATTATTTCTCGAAATATCAAAAATTATATGCTCCTTACTCTTATAGAATGAACGGAAAAATAATATTCAAAAACTTAGAAGAAAAATTGAATTATTTCCCCAAAGACTGGTATAACATTCCGAAACTACTTGATGCATCTTATTGGGGTGAACCGTATTACGACGAGGGCGGCGGGAATATCTTGATGAACACTTTTTCCACGCCAATTTATTCCAAGGGAAAACTTGTGGGCGTTGCCACTGCGGATATGTCATTGGAATTGCTTGAAAAGAGAATGGATAATATCAAAATAATGGACGGATATACCTTTATCATCAGCAAGCACGGCACATATATTTATCATCCCAACAAAAAAGATATTATGAGCGAAAGTATATTCAGCAAAGCGGAGAAATATAATTTTCCACAAATGCGTAAATTCGGTAGAGAAATGCTCAAGGGCAAAAGCGCTGTAGAATCTTTTCCCGATCCGATAACTAATTCAAAAAAGTGGCTGGTTTACACTCCCATCAAATCAAATGGTTGGACTCTCGCAGTAGTTATTCCCGAAAAAACCATTCTGACCTCTGTCAATTCTACAATATTACGTCAGGCTTTTCTGATGCTCATCGGACTTTTAGTGATTTTGGGTGTGATTATCTGGGCATCTTTTGGAATCACAAAACCGATTGCAAAATTGGTGGTAATGGCAAAGAAAATCGCAGATGGCAATTTGGATGTTCAATTAAAAGATATTAAGGGTGAAGACGAAATACACGAGCTCGCCGTTGTTTTCAATAAAATGATCATTGACCTGAATCATTATATCAATGATCTCACAAAAGCCACTCGAGCGAAGCAAGCAGTGGAAAGTGAGTTAAAAATTGCCCGACAGATACAGGAATCGCTCCTGCCGAGAATTTTTCCAGCATTCCCAAACAGAAAGGAATTTGACCTTTATGCCCGTAATATTCCGGCAAAAGAGGTAGCCGGAGATTTCTACGATTTTTTCTTTTTAGACGATGATCATCTCGCCTTTATCATTGCAGACGTATCCGGTAAAGGTATTTCTGCAGGTTTGTTTATGGCAGTAACCAGAACACTACTCAAGACCGTTTGTCAGAAGGGTGTTGAGCCGAGTGACGCACTCGAAAGAGCGAATATTATCCTCTCCCAAGAAAATGATGCATGTATGTTCACCACTCTTTTCCTCGGAATCTACGATGTGAGAACCGGCGATTTTTCATACGCAAATGCCGGACATGATGAACCGATAATTATGCCGCCTAATAGGAATTTGCGAATAATTCCAACATTGAAAAATATTGCTTTGGGCTTATACGAATCGCATAAATTCAACCAAGAAACAGATCATTTGGATAAAGACGATATCGTTGTTCTTTACACAGACGGCGTTATAGAAGCCACTTCAAAAGAGAATGAATTATATGGGGAAGAACGCTTC
- a CDS encoding PP2C family protein-serine/threonine phosphatase, with amino-acid sequence YESHKFNQETDHLDKDDIVVLYTDGVIEATSKENELYGEERFLNILRSCPSENVEDILNFVLVDLEKFQGENQFDDITLLLLKRKI; translated from the coding sequence ATACGAATCGCATAAATTCAACCAAGAAACAGATCATTTGGATAAAGACGATATCGTTGTTCTTTACACAGACGGCGTTATAGAAGCCACTTCAAAAGAGAATGAATTATATGGGGAAGAACGCTTCTTGAACATTCTTCGATCTTGCCCTTCTGAAAATGTGGAAGATATTCTCAATTTCGTGCTTGTGGATCTGGAAAAATTTCAAGGCGAAAATCAATTCGATGATATTACTTTGCTTTTGCTAAAACGAAAAATCTGA
- a CDS encoding C25 family cysteine peptidase, with product MNKKIMLIATGFILCFSILSANQTTYNYNFDEPILTNGKIESNLNSKIISPGEPAVPYFTAKILLPYGEKINGININNSNWIQISQDFKLDFAKQQLPISSSQNILQQRNAKIYNSDNPYPALNYEHLGTFTYAGHSIAIIKLFPIKYLPKSGIVQYSSDWTLKISTEYIEKLAVHQSRMLCSSTEVKATMEKISDETAAFQSYIGKESIPAFSDDLVNPDDPHDYLIVTSEEYVSIFQTFADWKDGYGLNSAIFTIEEIYENYTGLDNAARLRNFLIDAYTSWNSTDTPLQYVLLGGDDEIIPVRKLYGEVGNTIGSIPSDLYFSEFDSDWDSNGNGVYGEYPADDVDFIPEVAIGRLPGDNETDFTNMFNKIVSYKETPSPSLEKACMVGENLNWNPVTWGGDYKDDVLSRIPENDYHFYTLYQRDGTYSEQGVFNMIDGGCGIMNHMGHTNYSILMGMTPSTPAQFSNNEFGMVYTQGCYPAAFDELTSHSGESIGEKLVTVENGLMAFVGNTRYGWYAPGSIEGASQQFDRTFFDGLYAEDIKKLGECNNYSKVELLGTVNNGVMRWCYYELILFGDPDCEIIVSEGGNFPYLEPDLITYDDPEGDNDGVINPGEEIRMTVDVANLPDWEVATDVNLVMHYEGDELTFSDSTAFYGVILPGQVASGENDPIIFHVSDDCPLGEIFFELVINSNSSSQYPFEKSFTRHFSISIEQLNWPKYLGYNVNCSPLIIDFDNDGENEVVVVDAGGNLYSIESDATVSANFPVNLNAEVKTSLAVGDINNNSEYEAVIATYDGKIIAVDNSGNILFEYETAEIFNCTPALSDINDDNLLEIIAPSVNGKLYVLTSSGDDYPGFPFDVGEIITTSPAIGDVDEDGIKDFLFGTTTGNLFAINEAGTALSDFPIETQSAIWSSPIIYNDNSIVFANNDNKFFMANGFGEILSTVDVSANIISSLIAFESAPDEFLFGFNTISGSLGLVDESGNFLNNWPVIVGGNTKYSPIAADIDDDGQIEIITSTIGNFLMGYTQEGEILSEFPIINDISLSSPVALGDLDGDGDFEIACGNDTGISIWDYKKPRGSLTPWSIYRGNIHRTGNYSDNVIQSVEQPPEQTEDFTLDQNYPNPFNFSTTISFTTKNADEIAHIKIFNIKGQLVNTLNPEKVDYPNTNQHKFMATWNGSDKLGNQVANGIYFYKLLTRDSTPQVKRLLKIR from the coding sequence ATGAATAAAAAAATTATGCTGATAGCGACTGGTTTTATACTATGTTTTTCTATCCTATCAGCCAATCAAACAACTTATAATTACAATTTTGATGAACCCATATTAACAAATGGGAAAATCGAATCAAACCTGAATTCAAAAATTATTTCACCGGGTGAACCTGCCGTTCCGTATTTCACCGCAAAAATACTTTTACCTTACGGAGAAAAGATAAATGGAATAAATATAAACAATTCAAATTGGATTCAAATTTCCCAAGATTTTAAACTTGATTTTGCGAAGCAACAGTTACCCATCAGTTCTTCTCAGAATATTCTACAACAAAGGAATGCCAAAATTTATAATTCCGACAATCCCTATCCTGCTCTGAATTACGAGCATTTAGGCACATTTACTTATGCCGGACACAGCATTGCTATAATCAAATTATTTCCGATTAAATATTTACCAAAATCCGGTATCGTTCAATATTCTTCGGATTGGACACTAAAAATCTCTACAGAATATATTGAAAAACTTGCAGTTCATCAATCCCGAATGCTGTGCAGCTCCACTGAAGTGAAGGCTACAATGGAGAAAATTTCCGATGAAACCGCTGCCTTTCAATCTTATATTGGCAAAGAAAGCATACCTGCATTTTCGGATGACTTAGTGAATCCCGATGATCCTCACGATTATCTTATCGTAACATCCGAAGAATACGTCTCCATATTTCAAACATTTGCAGATTGGAAGGATGGATATGGGTTGAATTCTGCCATCTTCACAATTGAAGAAATCTATGAGAATTACACCGGTTTAGATAATGCAGCAAGACTAAGAAATTTTTTGATTGATGCATACACTTCTTGGAATTCTACCGATACACCTTTGCAATACGTTTTACTTGGTGGTGATGACGAAATTATCCCAGTCCGCAAACTTTATGGTGAAGTTGGCAATACGATCGGCTCCATCCCTTCAGATCTTTATTTTTCCGAATTTGATAGTGATTGGGACAGCAATGGCAATGGCGTTTATGGAGAATATCCTGCTGATGATGTAGATTTTATTCCGGAAGTTGCGATAGGAAGGCTTCCCGGAGATAACGAAACTGATTTTACAAATATGTTTAACAAGATCGTCTCTTATAAAGAAACTCCTAGTCCATCTCTTGAAAAGGCATGTATGGTTGGTGAAAATCTGAATTGGAATCCGGTTACATGGGGTGGCGACTATAAGGACGATGTTTTAAGCAGAATTCCCGAAAATGATTATCATTTTTATACTCTTTATCAGCGAGATGGAACTTATTCTGAACAAGGCGTTTTCAACATGATCGACGGCGGATGCGGGATAATGAATCATATGGGGCATACAAATTATTCAATACTAATGGGGATGACACCCAGCACACCTGCACAATTCTCAAATAACGAATTTGGAATGGTGTACACCCAAGGCTGTTATCCGGCAGCATTTGATGAATTAACCAGCCATTCAGGTGAATCAATTGGCGAAAAACTTGTTACTGTTGAAAATGGTTTAATGGCTTTTGTGGGCAATACCAGATACGGATGGTATGCTCCCGGTTCTATCGAAGGTGCATCTCAGCAATTCGACCGAACATTTTTTGACGGTTTGTATGCTGAAGATATAAAAAAATTGGGTGAATGTAATAATTATTCAAAAGTAGAGCTGCTCGGCACTGTAAATAACGGAGTAATGAGATGGTGCTATTATGAACTTATCCTCTTTGGTGACCCTGATTGCGAGATCATCGTTTCTGAAGGTGGCAATTTTCCTTACTTGGAACCCGATCTAATCACATATGACGATCCGGAAGGTGATAATGATGGTGTAATAAATCCGGGTGAAGAAATTAGAATGACAGTAGATGTTGCCAATCTTCCTGACTGGGAAGTGGCTACTGATGTCAATCTCGTTATGCATTATGAAGGGGATGAACTCACTTTTTCAGACAGCACAGCTTTTTACGGAGTTATATTACCAGGGCAAGTAGCAAGTGGTGAAAATGACCCGATAATTTTTCATGTTTCAGACGATTGCCCTCTTGGGGAAATCTTTTTCGAGCTAGTGATCAATTCAAACAGTTCATCCCAATATCCGTTTGAAAAATCATTTACTCGTCATTTTTCAATTTCTATTGAGCAATTGAACTGGCCCAAATATCTCGGTTATAACGTGAATTGTTCTCCCTTGATTATTGATTTTGATAATGACGGCGAGAATGAGGTGGTAGTTGTGGATGCCGGAGGAAATCTGTATTCTATTGAATCGGATGCAACTGTTTCTGCTAATTTTCCGGTGAACCTTAATGCTGAAGTCAAAACAAGTCTTGCAGTCGGAGATATTAATAACAATTCTGAATATGAAGCTGTAATTGCAACTTATGACGGGAAAATTATTGCTGTAGATAATTCCGGAAACATTCTTTTTGAATACGAAACCGCTGAAATATTTAACTGTACTCCTGCTCTTTCCGATATTAATGATGACAATTTGCTTGAGATAATTGCTCCTTCTGTCAATGGAAAATTGTATGTTCTTACATCTTCCGGTGATGATTATCCCGGATTTCCGTTTGATGTTGGAGAAATCATTACTACAAGTCCGGCAATCGGAGATGTTGACGAAGACGGCATAAAAGATTTCCTTTTCGGTACTACCACTGGAAATTTGTTTGCGATCAATGAAGCCGGAACAGCCTTATCAGATTTTCCGATAGAAACACAATCTGCTATCTGGTCGTCTCCGATTATTTATAATGATAACAGCATCGTTTTTGCAAATAATGACAACAAATTTTTCATGGCAAATGGATTTGGTGAAATTTTATCAACCGTGGATGTTTCTGCAAACATTATATCTTCTTTGATTGCATTTGAATCCGCACCCGATGAATTTTTATTCGGTTTTAACACGATTTCCGGTTCGCTTGGTCTTGTGGATGAATCCGGAAATTTTCTGAATAATTGGCCCGTAATTGTTGGTGGAAATACTAAATACAGCCCGATTGCCGCAGATATTGACGATGATGGTCAGATTGAGATCATCACCTCAACCATTGGTAATTTTCTCATGGGTTATACTCAGGAAGGTGAAATCCTCAGCGAATTCCCGATTATAAATGATATCTCACTCAGCAGTCCTGTTGCCCTTGGTGATTTGGATGGAGATGGAGATTTCGAAATTGCTTGTGGGAATGATACCGGAATTTCTATTTGGGATTACAAAAAACCACGCGGTTCTCTTACTCCCTGGTCAATCTACCGTGGAAATATTCACCGAACTGGAAATTATAGCGATAATGTTATTCAATCTGTTGAACAACCACCAGAACAAACAGAGGATTTTACCCTTGATCAGAATTATCCAAATCCGTTTAATTTTTCCACAACAATTTCTTTTACCACCAAAAATGCTGATGAAATTGCCCATATAAAAATATTCAATATAAAGGGGCAATTGGTAAATACTTTAAATCCGGAAAAAGTGGATTATCCAAATACAAATCAGCATAAATTTATGGCAACTTGGAACGGATCGGATAAACTGGGAAATCAGGTAGCAAACGGAATTTATTTTTACAAATTATTGACACGAGATAGCACTCCCCAAGTAAAACGCTTACTAAAAATTAGATAG